The Chryseobacterium aureum genome contains a region encoding:
- a CDS encoding DUF6443 domain-containing protein — MKNIILSLSLSLFLSVLGKAQSLTQSENYIYSRTYMEAVTSEQAGAAQIQTVQYMDGLGRPIQNIAIKGSPSAKDIVVPITYDSSGRQTKSYLPLPADSQNGAYLPTTNGNTVNTYYGVPNAYSEAVYEKSPLGRPEKQAMPGTEWQLSGTHVQKMEYALNTDGQVKRFRAVTVWNPTAGIYDVSLQLGTDDAYTSGGYYKAGTLFKTVSKDEDGNESQTFTNSRGVKILLRQINTKIDGSTENLDTYYVYDDIGNLAFIIPPKAAVSGTIAQIQAVLNTLCYQYKYDQYYRLAEKKVPGKDWEYFVFDKQNRQVLAQDGNLRTTTNNFGQKGWTFTKYDAFGRSLYSGFFPSTASRSDIQTTLNNISVNVLNNEKSSSSPFNQNNLNIYYTQEAFPAENVTVLGVNYYDEYPLGVPDRPQQIQGSNTLAPVPSSITVNGLSSVRSTKMFPTASITRNIENEKWTSSVLWYDTLGRVIGTYEGNHLGGFTRTEALLDFSGKTKESYTFHSKNTSNTEITVRDTFIYNSQNFLLKHYQKIGSNPEELLSDYTYNDLGQITNKKTGSSLQSIDYTYNIHGWLTGINGSDINGMGGKLFAYRVKYNNVEGAEVPNNSFDRHKVKPKYNGIIAEIDWKTASGANEPLRRYGYVYDGASRLLAGFFQTSTNPYSKEYSEVIGYDTGGNISSLNRTGSAVNGTAEVMDDLTYNYLSGGNQLEYVTESGKGNALSGYPLARGKGAVMRYDANGNLIQHLDKKLEKITYNFLNLPSIIPSTIQTETLKYIYSSDGTKVQMTRNVEVTDYLGAFQYTANSSTGIQTSFVLANEEGYYDFVNNRYVYQYKDHLGNIRLSYAKGNIGQPVILEENNYYPFGLKHAGYNTGDTSNNKFKYLYNGKELQSTGNLDYGWRQYMPDLGRWNGIDQLAESYHSTSPYAYVMNNPINMFDPDGRYSTDQIVGAMWDATPEGTNSYWFSDGGGFTSYDGGPKGGSGSGSLAYSSSVSYGGNFTMGDGTYALPPVVVNGQGTRSTWNFGSNYFPNAMGMMNGFMKIAENWTHRVKAEDMAWHMTWVRNDGPIKYMGGAGDPWGIWEGIGIALSAQESQPMKLAALPLFVVTKNGDDALKILAAEKGAIFGASKSNNYKATFFNVNPELKGSVVVHHAVEQQVLKRYPGVVTEAEMHSLENLRGIPKNINSDVHLSQIRKIWNKFYKENPTPTKQQLLDQATLIDQKFGSQFTPPLK; from the coding sequence ATGAAAAATATTATATTGTCACTCTCTCTGTCCCTCTTTCTCTCTGTTCTGGGAAAGGCGCAAAGTTTAACGCAGAGTGAGAACTACATCTACAGCAGAACTTACATGGAAGCTGTTACATCAGAACAGGCTGGTGCTGCCCAGATCCAGACTGTACAGTATATGGACGGATTGGGAAGACCTATTCAGAATATTGCAATAAAAGGATCTCCGTCTGCAAAAGATATTGTAGTTCCTATTACTTACGATTCTTCAGGCAGACAGACTAAATCTTATCTCCCACTCCCCGCAGATTCACAGAATGGAGCTTATTTACCCACGACGAATGGAAATACGGTAAATACTTATTATGGTGTTCCCAATGCCTATTCGGAAGCGGTTTATGAAAAATCTCCTTTGGGAAGACCGGAGAAACAGGCAATGCCTGGAACTGAATGGCAGCTAAGTGGAACCCACGTTCAAAAAATGGAATATGCACTTAATACCGATGGACAAGTTAAGAGATTTCGGGCTGTAACAGTCTGGAATCCGACAGCAGGTATCTATGATGTTTCACTACAATTGGGAACAGATGATGCCTATACTTCCGGAGGCTACTATAAGGCAGGTACCTTATTTAAAACCGTTTCAAAAGATGAGGATGGAAATGAAAGTCAAACATTTACCAATTCAAGAGGAGTAAAAATACTCTTACGCCAAATCAACACTAAAATAGATGGTTCTACTGAGAATCTTGATACCTATTATGTATATGATGACATTGGAAATTTAGCATTTATAATTCCTCCCAAGGCAGCCGTATCTGGTACTATAGCACAAATTCAGGCAGTATTGAATACATTATGTTATCAATATAAATATGATCAATACTATAGGCTTGCTGAGAAAAAAGTGCCGGGGAAGGACTGGGAATATTTTGTATTTGATAAACAGAATAGACAGGTACTTGCACAGGATGGAAATTTAAGAACCACTACAAACAATTTTGGACAAAAAGGCTGGACGTTCACAAAATATGATGCCTTTGGAAGATCTTTATACTCCGGTTTCTTTCCTTCCACTGCTTCAAGATCAGATATTCAGACGACATTGAATAATATTTCGGTTAACGTACTTAATAATGAAAAATCGAGCAGTTCACCATTCAATCAAAATAATCTTAACATATACTATACCCAGGAAGCTTTTCCTGCCGAAAATGTGACTGTTTTAGGAGTCAATTATTATGATGAGTATCCTTTAGGAGTTCCTGATAGACCTCAACAGATACAAGGAAGCAACACTCTTGCTCCTGTACCATCCTCCATTACCGTCAATGGTTTATCATCCGTAAGAAGTACTAAAATGTTTCCTACGGCATCCATTACAAGAAATATCGAAAATGAAAAGTGGACCTCATCTGTACTGTGGTATGATACGTTGGGAAGGGTGATTGGAACCTACGAAGGTAATCATCTAGGTGGTTTTACTCGTACAGAAGCTTTACTGGATTTTTCAGGGAAAACAAAAGAGTCCTATACTTTCCATTCAAAAAACACATCAAATACTGAAATTACGGTAAGAGATACGTTTATATATAACTCTCAGAATTTCCTGCTGAAACACTACCAAAAAATAGGCTCCAACCCGGAAGAACTTCTTTCTGACTATACCTATAATGATCTGGGGCAGATCACCAATAAGAAAACAGGGAGTTCACTTCAGAGTATAGATTATACTTATAATATCCATGGATGGCTTACTGGGATCAATGGTTCCGATATAAACGGCATGGGAGGTAAATTATTTGCCTACAGGGTAAAATATAATAATGTGGAGGGAGCAGAAGTACCCAACAACTCTTTCGACCGTCACAAAGTAAAACCGAAATACAATGGAATTATTGCAGAAATAGACTGGAAAACGGCTTCCGGTGCCAATGAGCCACTGAGAAGATATGGTTATGTATATGACGGAGCATCAAGGTTATTGGCTGGATTCTTCCAGACTTCGACCAATCCCTATTCTAAAGAATATAGTGAGGTGATAGGCTATGATACTGGTGGAAATATCTCTTCACTCAATAGAACGGGAAGTGCTGTGAATGGTACAGCTGAGGTGATGGATGATCTTACCTATAATTATCTAAGTGGCGGAAACCAACTGGAATATGTGACAGAGTCAGGAAAAGGAAATGCCTTAAGCGGGTATCCGCTTGCCCGTGGAAAAGGAGCAGTAATGAGGTATGACGCCAATGGAAATCTTATACAGCATCTAGATAAAAAACTGGAAAAAATTACTTATAATTTTCTAAACCTTCCTTCCATAATTCCATCTACAATTCAGACAGAAACTCTGAAATATATTTATTCTTCAGATGGTACCAAAGTACAAATGACAAGAAATGTAGAAGTTACAGATTACCTTGGGGCTTTTCAGTACACTGCCAACAGCTCTACAGGAATACAAACCTCCTTTGTACTGGCTAATGAGGAAGGATATTATGACTTTGTAAATAATAGGTATGTATACCAATATAAAGATCACCTTGGAAATATAAGATTATCTTACGCAAAAGGAAACATTGGACAGCCTGTAATTCTGGAGGAAAATAATTATTATCCATTTGGATTAAAACATGCCGGTTACAATACGGGAGATACAAGTAATAATAAATTTAAATATCTTTACAATGGTAAAGAATTACAGAGTACGGGTAATCTGGATTATGGGTGGAGACAGTATATGCCGGATCTTGGAAGATGGAATGGGATTGACCAATTGGCAGAAAGCTATCATTCTACCAGCCCTTATGCTTATGTGATGAACAACCCTATTAACATGTTTGATCCTGATGGCAGGTATTCAACAGATCAAATAGTAGGTGCAATGTGGGATGCTACCCCCGAAGGTACAAACTCTTATTGGTTCAGTGATGGTGGAGGTTTTACCAGCTATGACGGAGGTCCTAAGGGAGGAAGTGGAAGCGGAAGTCTTGCATACAGTTCTAGTGTAAGCTATGGTGGTAATTTCACAATGGGAGATGGAACATATGCCTTACCTCCAGTTGTGGTAAACGGTCAAGGAACACGTTCTACGTGGAATTTTGGAAGCAATTATTTCCCTAATGCAATGGGCATGATGAATGGCTTCATGAAAATTGCTGAAAACTGGACACATCGTGTGAAAGCTGAAGACATGGCGTGGCACATGACATGGGTTAGAAATGACGGACCTATCAAATATATGGGCGGTGCAGGCGATCCTTGGGGAATCTGGGAAGGAATAGGAATAGCTCTTTCAGCTCAAGAAAGCCAACCTATGAAACTCGCAGCTTTACCGCTTTTTGTTGTAACAAAAAATGGGGATGATGCACTAAAAATTTTAGCTGCTGAAAAGGGAGCGATTTTTGGTGCCAGTAAATCAAATAATTATAAAGCTACTTTTTTTAATGTAAACCCAGAATTAAAAGGAAGCGTTGTTGTTCACCACGCTGTTGAACAGCAAGTATTAAAAAGATATCCTGGAGTAGTAACTGAAGCCGAAATGCATAGTTTAGAAAACTTAAGGGGGATTCCTAAAAATATAAATAGTGATGTCCACTTAAGCCAAATAAGAAAAATATGGAATAAATTTTATAAAGAAAATCCTACTCCAACTAAACAACAATTATTAGATCAAGCAACTTTAATAGATCAAAAATTTGGATCACAATTTACACCACCATTAAAATAA
- a CDS encoding immunity protein Imm33 domain-containing protein has protein sequence MNLYKEIEININIYVETKGLSSYLDKEIRVLIKDQHQEDYINVIKYITDYIITNKPTISENQNIGYYSWLLQFRSEDKNYYDLYEVNRDGSDFIEGCDTAVSIVRSQSELCSHYGLPVQFPNFSQMIVISEGVYEGKDIEAIRYESPEHMTGWWLITDDYNDDIESLKTVHYHHVAFTRPDILKYLAIPFGHRFLMEDGNISISKD, from the coding sequence ATGAATCTATACAAAGAAATTGAAATAAATATAAATATTTATGTGGAAACCAAAGGATTAAGCTCCTATCTGGATAAAGAAATCAGAGTTCTTATTAAGGATCAGCATCAAGAGGATTATATAAATGTTATTAAATATATTACTGATTACATTATTACAAATAAACCAACTATTTCAGAAAATCAAAATATAGGTTATTATTCATGGCTTTTACAATTCCGATCAGAGGATAAAAATTATTATGATTTGTATGAAGTAAATAGAGATGGCAGCGACTTTATTGAAGGTTGTGATACAGCTGTATCAATTGTTAGATCCCAATCAGAATTATGTTCACATTACGGTTTACCTGTTCAATTTCCTAATTTTAGTCAGATGATTGTTATTTCTGAGGGTGTCTATGAAGGAAAAGATATTGAAGCAATCAGATACGAGTCACCAGAGCATATGACAGGATGGTGGTTAATTACTGATGATTATAATGATGATATTGAATCTTTAAAGACAGTTCATTATCATCATGTGGCCTTTACTCGTCCTGATATTCTAAAATATTTGGCTATACCATTTGGCCATAGATTTTTGATGGAAGATGGTAATATTAGTATATCTAAAGACTAA